In one window of Caballeronia sp. TF1N1 DNA:
- a CDS encoding efflux transporter outer membrane subunit translates to MPSVAAVLALMLSGCAVGPDYSKPDVAMPVAYKTAEPADAPVHADTLPQNWKAAQPADARQRAPWWEIYGDPQLNALEERVASANQTVAAASARFRGARAAVAQARSAYFPTVTANAAFNQSRASSNILYKSSAGVTVPDYLVDAQISWEPDLWGRISRAVEGGRAGAQASAADLQSAILSMQAELASNYFELRGTVEEERLLKETLQAYDKALVLTRDRFAGGIAAESDVAQAEEQLRSTQAQLIDLETARASLVNAIAILVGEPPSSFTLDVEPLDEGHAPRPSAALAALPLSVPSALLERRPDIAAAERRVAEANARVGVATAAFFPNLLLAATGGLEATNFSSWLMAPSRFWSLGPQLAFTALDFGGRAAARDAARATYDESVADYRQTVLTAFGQVEDNLNALEVLRRESEAQRDAVDAAKRALSKVGNRYENGAITYLNVVVTQAIVLSDQRTEVRIERRRMAASVALIKALGGGWTTAALPDAEEVSRRE, encoded by the coding sequence ATGCCAAGTGTGGCGGCGGTGCTGGCGTTAATGTTAAGCGGATGCGCGGTCGGGCCGGATTACAGCAAGCCCGACGTGGCGATGCCCGTTGCATACAAAACGGCAGAACCCGCCGATGCGCCCGTTCATGCGGACACACTGCCGCAAAACTGGAAAGCCGCGCAGCCCGCCGATGCCAGGCAACGCGCTCCCTGGTGGGAAATCTACGGCGACCCGCAATTGAACGCTCTGGAGGAACGCGTCGCGAGCGCGAACCAAACGGTGGCGGCGGCATCCGCGCGTTTTCGCGGCGCGCGAGCGGCCGTCGCGCAGGCGCGTTCGGCATACTTTCCGACTGTCACGGCGAATGCTGCATTCAATCAGTCGCGGGCGTCGTCGAACATACTGTACAAGTCGAGCGCGGGCGTGACCGTGCCGGACTATCTGGTCGATGCGCAAATCTCGTGGGAGCCCGACTTGTGGGGCCGCATTTCCCGCGCCGTCGAAGGCGGACGTGCGGGAGCGCAGGCAAGCGCAGCCGACTTGCAAAGTGCGATCCTGTCGATGCAGGCCGAGCTTGCAAGTAACTACTTCGAGTTGCGCGGCACGGTGGAGGAAGAGCGGCTTTTAAAGGAGACGCTGCAAGCCTACGACAAGGCGCTCGTGTTGACGCGTGACCGGTTTGCAGGCGGCATCGCGGCCGAGTCCGATGTTGCGCAGGCGGAGGAGCAGTTGCGCTCGACGCAGGCGCAGTTGATCGATCTCGAAACCGCGCGCGCGAGCCTCGTGAATGCAATCGCGATTCTCGTTGGCGAGCCGCCGTCGAGTTTCACGCTCGATGTCGAGCCGCTCGATGAAGGGCATGCGCCGCGCCCATCGGCGGCACTCGCTGCGCTGCCGCTTTCCGTGCCTTCCGCGTTGCTGGAGCGACGGCCCGATATCGCGGCGGCCGAGCGCCGCGTCGCTGAGGCCAACGCACGCGTCGGCGTGGCGACGGCCGCGTTCTTTCCGAATCTGCTGCTTGCCGCTACGGGTGGCCTCGAAGCCACCAATTTCAGTTCCTGGTTGATGGCGCCAAGCCGCTTCTGGTCGCTCGGGCCGCAGCTCGCTTTCACCGCACTGGACTTCGGTGGCCGTGCCGCGGCACGCGATGCGGCACGCGCGACTTACGACGAGAGCGTCGCTGATTATCGTCAAACGGTGCTCACGGCTTTCGGGCAAGTGGAGGACAACCTCAACGCGCTGGAGGTTTTGCGCCGTGAGAGCGAAGCGCAACGCGACGCGGTCGATGCAGCGAAGCGCGCGTTATCGAAGGTTGGCAATCGCTACGAGAACGGCGCGATCACGTATCTGAACGTAGTGGTGACGCAGGCTATCGTGTTATCGGATCAACGCACTGAGGTGCGTATCGAGCGGCGGCGCATGGCGGCCAGCGTCGCGCTGATCAAGGCGCTCGGCGGCGGATGGACGACCGCCGCGTTACCAGATGCGGAAGAAGTATCGCGGCGAGAGTGA
- a CDS encoding bifunctional 2-polyprenyl-6-hydroxyphenol methylase/3-demethylubiquinol 3-O-methyltransferase UbiG: MAIDLVTGLCAKRGTVVDFGAGPGLFLHTLGEARPDVTLVGHDPYMAPTFPEVKYAESLNNVTPQSVDVLTAFEVCEHLYDNELAMLLDDAARILKPSGALVISVPIMYGLAIAPKVSNWMLRSRSFKSEYTPSEVLKSMVGMSVSRPINPRITHKGFDFRELRDLVSVGFDIDAVHMSPVPHMPWWLSSQYFMICRPKAQG, encoded by the coding sequence ATGGCGATCGATTTGGTGACCGGACTATGTGCGAAACGCGGCACGGTGGTCGATTTCGGTGCGGGCCCAGGACTCTTTCTGCACACGCTCGGCGAAGCGCGCCCGGACGTGACGCTCGTCGGTCACGATCCGTACATGGCGCCCACCTTTCCCGAAGTCAAATACGCGGAGTCGCTGAACAACGTAACGCCGCAAAGCGTCGACGTGCTGACCGCCTTCGAAGTCTGCGAGCATCTCTACGACAACGAACTGGCCATGCTGCTCGATGACGCCGCGCGCATTCTCAAGCCGAGCGGCGCGCTCGTGATCTCGGTGCCGATCATGTACGGCCTTGCGATCGCGCCGAAGGTATCGAACTGGATGCTCCGCAGTCGTTCCTTCAAGTCGGAATACACGCCTTCCGAAGTGCTCAAGTCGATGGTCGGCATGTCCGTGAGCCGGCCGATCAATCCGCGCATCACGCATAAGGGTTTCGACTTCCGTGAGTTGCGCGATCTCGTAAGCGTGGGCTTCGATATCGATGCCGTGCATATGAGCCCGGTGCCGCATATGCCTTGGTGGTTGAGTTCGCAATACTTCATGATCTGCAGGCCGAAAGCGCAAGGTTGA